The Providencia rettgeri genome includes a window with the following:
- the argE_3 gene encoding Acetylornithine deacetylase — protein MDLKQLKRPLHILATADEETSMAGARYFAASTTLRPDFAIIGEPTSLQPIRAHKGHLSNAIRITGQSGHSSDPERGVNAIELMHESISHLMDLRNTLKERFNNPAFVIPYPTMNFGHIHGGDAANRICGCCELHMDIRPLPGLTLQDLDELLNEALEPVSARWPGRLTVESMHPPIPGYECPTDHKMVAVIEQLLGQKADTVNYCTEAPFIQELCPTLVLGPGSIEQAHQPDEFIDMHFIEPTRQLISQMIEHFCFTE, from the coding sequence ATGGATTTAAAACAACTCAAACGCCCACTGCATATATTAGCCACAGCAGATGAAGAAACATCGATGGCTGGTGCGCGTTATTTTGCAGCCAGTACAACATTAAGACCAGATTTTGCAATTATTGGCGAGCCAACATCGTTACAACCGATTCGCGCGCACAAAGGGCATTTATCAAATGCTATCCGCATTACTGGGCAATCGGGGCACTCTAGTGACCCAGAACGTGGCGTCAATGCAATTGAATTGATGCATGAGTCTATTTCCCACCTAATGGACTTACGAAATACGTTAAAAGAACGATTTAACAACCCTGCATTTGTCATTCCCTACCCGACGATGAACTTTGGTCATATTCATGGTGGTGACGCAGCCAACCGAATTTGTGGTTGTTGTGAATTACATATGGATATTCGTCCGCTACCTGGGTTAACTTTGCAAGATTTAGATGAACTACTTAATGAAGCTCTTGAGCCGGTTAGTGCCCGTTGGCCAGGTCGCTTGACGGTTGAATCCATGCATCCGCCGATCCCTGGCTATGAATGCCCAACGGACCACAAAATGGTCGCAGTGATTGAGCAATTGTTAGGGCAAAAAGCAGATACCGTGAATTACTGTACTGAAGCACCGTTTATCCAAGAGCTCTGCCCAACGTTGGTTCTTGGCCCTGGTTCTATTGAACAAGCACATCAACCTGATGAATTTATCGATATGCACTTTATTGAGCCTACTCGCCAATTAATTAGCCAAATGATTGAGCACTTCTGTTTCACTGAGTAA
- the argE_2 gene encoding Acetylornithine deacetylase has translation MNIKLPAFIEIYRQLIAIPSISATDSHLDQSNKALVELLGGWLETLGFSVNIQPVPETRDKYNLLASIGEGNGGLMLCGHTDTVPFDDGRWSKSPFELTEHDGKLYGLGTADMKGFFCFYC, from the coding sequence GTGAATATTAAATTACCTGCATTTATTGAGATTTATCGTCAATTAATTGCCATTCCGTCGATTAGTGCGACTGATTCTCATTTGGATCAGAGCAATAAAGCTCTGGTGGAACTTCTCGGTGGATGGCTGGAGACATTAGGTTTTTCGGTCAACATTCAACCTGTACCGGAAACGCGTGATAAATATAATTTGCTTGCATCCATTGGCGAAGGAAATGGTGGGTTGATGCTATGCGGTCATACCGATACCGTGCCCTTTGATGATGGGCGTTGGAGCAAAAGCCCGTTTGAGCTGACAGAGCATGACGGCAAGTTATATGGGCTCGGAACCGCAGATATGAAAGGCTTTTTTTGCTTTTATTGTTGA